Proteins from a genomic interval of Trifolium pratense cultivar HEN17-A07 linkage group LG6, ARS_RC_1.1, whole genome shotgun sequence:
- the LOC123891754 gene encoding uncharacterized protein LOC123891754, giving the protein MVVSRHFLSCRDLSSAIRAHPLRNGVCPLPCGGSSPMNVGFSSFFFIPVNSTSPLFPFHVPPPISIVVSLLSVNKHAVVLSNLNLTFLTNHFELYGHGRRPPPEPPPPEDAEGLRLWVCGSFIFVVLYCFYVFCIVCLSLVYFKYALKVFDVRPQRSMDVKAIVLSKDLIVVVANKSLFFFTQQMDHSRVVSLPDFENPDSRSARPQAKEMIRNWIDLKTVVPQPTYHLWKKFAWVIGLSYLFGHALLGSIFSKLFDAQVLVGLIVCVVFQLWLGNVLTQCVSLYLYLIYLI; this is encoded by the coding sequence ATGGTTGTGAGCCGCCACTTCCTCTCTTGTAGGGATCTCTCCTCTGCCATCAGAGCTCATCCTCTCCGAAATGGAGTTTGTCCCCTCCCTTGTGGAGGTTCTTCTCCCATGAATGTgggtttttcttctttcttctttatcCCTGTTAACTCTACATCTCCATTGTTTCCTTTTCATGTCCCACCACCAATTTCCATTGTGGTTTCTCTTCTCTCTGTCAACAAGCACGCTGTTGTGCTCTCAAATCTGAATCTAACTTTCCTAACCAACCATTTTGAGCTCTATGGCCATGGAAGAAGACCCCCACCGGAGCCACCACCACCAGAAGATGCAGAAGGTCTGAGATTATGGGTTTGTGGGTCATTTATTTTTGTAGTGTTGTACTGTTTTTATGTGTTTTGTATTGTGTGTTTAAGTTTAGTTTATTTTAAGTATGCTCTCAAGGTGTTTGATGTAAGGCCCCAAAGAAGTATGGATGTTAAGGCAATTGTTTTGAGTAAGGATCTAATAGTGGTTGTTGCAAACAAGtctctcttcttcttcactcAACAGATGGATCATTCACGTGTGGTGAGTTTACCCGATTTCGAGAACCCGGATAGTCGATCTGCGCGTCCACAAGCCAAAGAAATGATCCGTAATTGGATAGATTTAAAGACTGTGGTTCCTCAACCCACTTATCACTTGTGGAAGAAATTTGCTTGGGTGATTGGATTAAGTTATTTGTTTGGTCATGCATTGTTGGGTTCTATTTTCTCAAAGCTTTTTGATGCTCAAGTCTTGGTTGGCTtaattgtttgtgttgtttttcaATTGTGGTTGGGGAATGTCCTAACACAATGTGTCTCTCTTTATTTGTA